Proteins encoded together in one Rhizobium leguminosarum bv. trifolii WSM1325 window:
- a CDS encoding conserved hypothetical protein (KEGG: rec:RHECIAT_PA0000358 hypothetical protein), with product MFEQHNEATGSEYARIFRLLSAAKEEAEKLQLRNLMHLTNMALLQVVIDWDGIDPDRELDVNLEKLVGSKAKIAMKDASENLILIDRH from the coding sequence ATGTTTGAACAACACAACGAAGCTACCGGCAGCGAATACGCAAGGATCTTCCGGCTGCTGTCGGCAGCCAAGGAGGAGGCTGAAAAGCTTCAGCTGCGCAATCTGATGCACCTGACGAACATGGCGCTGCTGCAGGTCGTCATCGATTGGGACGGCATAGATCCCGACAGGGAGCTTGACGTCAATCTCGAGAAGCTGGTCGGCAGCAAGGCCAAGATCGCAATGAAGGATGCCAGCGAGAATCTAATCCTGATCGATCGCCATTGA
- a CDS encoding protein of unknown function DUF181 (PFAM: protein of unknown function DUF181~KEGG: rec:RHECIAT_PA0000360 hypothetical protein), whose product MSAFTDLETLAGDLKRSSAGVSDYHDRAVTPAQTLAAIRPHLREFGITRVGLLTALDVLNIPVAFATRPNSHTLSVFQGKGIDNDAAMASAAMEAVETRIAEIAPNDMTQATIENMRAEHAAMIDLDNVARCAPDEIGRAPIPWCSGLDILSGSSVFVPWWLVGLDHRGERPPGFEQSSDGLASGNTPSEAVLHGLCELVERDAWALTQLKSPERLKESRINPASFGDAVIDVMTDRITRAGMKLLLLDMTTDIGVPAFLAVIMPGNISDRVDARWSHVCGGCGCHPDPVRAALRAITEAAQSRLTAIAGSRDDFSPRIYQRLDRSAAMQQVVELCEGDGRMRSFHARDRRPATIQDTIGHIADRLAATGIEQIVVVPFPHPALPISVVRVIVPGLEVDISGQYIQLGLRAVNTMRGAES is encoded by the coding sequence ATGTCTGCTTTCACCGACCTTGAAACGCTTGCCGGTGACCTTAAACGATCATCGGCCGGTGTCAGCGACTACCATGACCGCGCCGTCACGCCGGCGCAGACCTTGGCGGCCATCAGGCCGCATCTGCGCGAATTCGGCATTACGCGCGTCGGCCTCCTGACTGCACTCGACGTTTTGAACATCCCCGTCGCCTTCGCAACGAGGCCGAACAGCCATACGCTCTCGGTCTTTCAGGGCAAGGGTATCGACAACGATGCCGCCATGGCCTCGGCGGCGATGGAGGCGGTCGAGACGCGGATCGCCGAAATTGCCCCCAACGACATGACGCAGGCAACGATCGAGAACATGCGGGCGGAGCATGCCGCGATGATCGATCTCGACAATGTCGCACGCTGCGCACCCGACGAAATCGGACGAGCTCCCATCCCCTGGTGCTCCGGGCTCGACATTCTTTCCGGCAGCAGCGTCTTCGTGCCCTGGTGGCTCGTCGGTCTCGACCATCGCGGCGAGAGGCCGCCCGGCTTCGAGCAGTCGAGCGATGGGCTCGCCTCCGGCAACACCCCGTCCGAAGCGGTCCTGCATGGGCTTTGCGAGCTGGTGGAGCGCGACGCCTGGGCCCTGACCCAGCTGAAGTCGCCCGAGCGCCTGAAGGAGAGCCGCATCAACCCCGCCTCCTTCGGCGATGCGGTCATAGATGTCATGACCGACCGGATCACCCGTGCCGGCATGAAACTGCTGCTGCTCGACATGACGACGGATATCGGCGTTCCCGCTTTTCTGGCCGTCATCATGCCAGGCAACATTTCAGACCGTGTCGACGCGCGCTGGTCGCATGTCTGCGGTGGCTGCGGCTGCCACCCCGATCCGGTGCGCGCCGCGCTGCGCGCCATTACCGAAGCGGCGCAGAGCCGGCTCACCGCGATTGCCGGCAGCCGCGACGATTTCTCGCCGCGCATCTATCAGCGGCTCGACAGGAGTGCGGCGATGCAGCAGGTAGTCGAACTGTGCGAGGGCGACGGCCGGATGCGCTCGTTCCACGCCCGCGATCGCCGCCCGGCGACGATCCAGGACACCATCGGCCATATTGCCGACCGGCTGGCGGCAACCGGCATCGAGCAGATCGTCGTCGTGCCGTTTCCGCACCCGGCCCTGCCGATCTCCGTCGTCAGGGTGATCGTGCCGGGACTGGAGGTCGATATCTCAGGCCAATATATCCAGCTCGGCCTGCGCGCCGTCAACACCATGAGAGGAGCCGAATCATGA
- a CDS encoding transcriptional regulator, SARP family (PFAM: transcriptional activator domain; TPR repeat-containing protein; Tetratricopeptide TPR_2 repeat protein~SMART: Tetratricopeptide domain protein~KEGG: rec:RHECIAT_PA0000361 putative trifolitoxin related protein~SNP /replace=C~SNP /replace=C) has translation MLTNRLCLLGRPRLLAAGRELPLPEKSYFLLAMLAAEPNVELDRETVRRQLWQSELPEKRAGSLRQLLARIELSIPAGLPPLLAATRTHIGLADGWEVDVHILKQKGPLAPEDGGLLNGEFLDGVKSPTQGAEDWLTFERQRVDELRSAHLTRLIETSEDRSDDEQVTLARRLLELDPASETAYRALMRTYVRMNDPAAARQAYLKCKSQLKDDFDTEPEESTTALARELNLVPAAQATSAQPAPDLSINSVGQPRIIILPPESIFTDPLMERVGRALLEDVTIGLSQQRGFKVIAAHTSLEILSRSIDPSRAVPGPLDLRFDYAVYVTIQGRDEDVYATCRLTRTTTSEVIWAVELPLVMQKISESFAHLTRRIVSSLADTIERHELAMPIGDAPPSAYRLYLEGKRLIAHTDLQHLRQARKWFKSSLNRYEHFSAAHAGMSRALGMEWLIRGMRDKELLDEANGAARQAQQSDPNSGRAYRELGFVALYRRRFDESLEYFQQAQDLNPNDADILADYADALSHDGDFDRALELSRAAFKLNPLPPDYYYWNLGGIHFMREEYEMAIEALEPVKTKQATARLLAASHAMAGETGKARNYARVVLENFPDFRSEDIRHFVPDRDPAYTEPLIQGLQLAGLP, from the coding sequence ATGCTGACGAACAGGCTATGCCTGCTCGGAAGACCGCGATTGCTGGCGGCGGGGAGGGAGCTCCCCTTGCCGGAGAAGTCGTATTTTCTCCTTGCCATGCTCGCCGCCGAACCCAATGTCGAACTCGACCGCGAAACCGTCAGGCGGCAGCTCTGGCAATCGGAGCTGCCGGAAAAGCGGGCCGGCAGCCTGCGCCAGCTGCTGGCGCGCATCGAACTGAGCATTCCCGCCGGCCTCCCACCGCTGCTTGCCGCGACCCGAACCCATATCGGCCTTGCCGATGGCTGGGAGGTCGACGTTCATATCCTGAAACAGAAAGGGCCACTCGCACCCGAAGACGGCGGCCTGCTGAACGGCGAATTTCTCGACGGCGTCAAATCGCCGACGCAGGGCGCCGAGGACTGGCTGACCTTTGAGCGCCAGCGTGTCGACGAATTGCGCTCCGCCCATCTCACCCGGCTGATCGAGACATCGGAAGACAGATCGGATGACGAGCAGGTCACACTCGCCAGGCGCCTGCTGGAACTCGACCCTGCCAGCGAGACGGCCTATCGCGCCTTGATGCGCACCTATGTCCGGATGAACGATCCGGCAGCGGCGCGTCAGGCCTATCTGAAGTGCAAAAGCCAGCTGAAGGACGACTTCGACACCGAGCCGGAAGAAAGCACCACCGCTCTTGCCCGCGAGCTCAACCTGGTGCCGGCGGCACAGGCGACGTCAGCCCAGCCGGCGCCTGATCTGTCCATCAATTCGGTCGGCCAACCGCGCATCATCATCCTGCCGCCGGAAAGCATCTTCACCGATCCGCTGATGGAGCGCGTCGGCAGGGCGCTTCTTGAAGACGTCACCATCGGCCTCAGCCAGCAGCGGGGCTTCAAGGTGATCGCGGCGCATACCAGCCTGGAGATCCTCAGCCGTTCGATCGATCCGTCGCGTGCTGTGCCCGGTCCGCTCGACCTGCGCTTCGACTATGCGGTCTACGTCACCATCCAGGGCCGCGACGAGGATGTTTATGCCACTTGCCGTCTGACGCGGACGACGACGTCGGAGGTGATCTGGGCCGTCGAACTGCCGCTGGTCATGCAGAAGATCAGCGAATCCTTCGCGCATCTGACGCGGCGGATCGTCTCCTCGCTCGCCGACACGATCGAGCGTCACGAACTGGCGATGCCGATCGGCGACGCGCCGCCGTCAGCCTACCGTCTCTACCTGGAAGGCAAGCGGCTGATCGCCCACACCGACCTGCAGCATCTGCGCCAGGCACGCAAATGGTTCAAATCCTCGCTCAATCGTTATGAACATTTCTCTGCCGCCCATGCCGGCATGTCGCGCGCGCTCGGCATGGAATGGCTGATCCGCGGCATGCGCGACAAGGAACTGCTCGACGAGGCGAACGGCGCTGCCCGGCAGGCGCAGCAGTCCGACCCGAACAGCGGCCGGGCTTACCGCGAGCTCGGCTTCGTGGCGCTTTATCGCCGTCGTTTCGACGAAAGCCTGGAATATTTTCAGCAGGCCCAGGATCTGAATCCCAACGATGCCGACATCCTCGCCGACTATGCCGACGCGCTTTCCCATGATGGCGATTTCGATCGAGCGCTGGAGCTCAGCCGCGCTGCCTTCAAACTCAATCCGCTGCCGCCGGACTATTATTACTGGAACCTCGGCGGCATCCACTTCATGCGCGAAGAGTATGAAATGGCGATCGAGGCGCTGGAACCGGTGAAGACGAAGCAGGCGACAGCCCGCCTGCTCGCTGCCTCGCATGCCATGGCGGGCGAGACGGGCAAGGCCAGGAACTACGCCAGGGTGGTGCTGGAAAACTTCCCCGATTTCCGCAGTGAGGACATCCGTCATTTCGTCCCCGATCGCGATCCCGCCTATACGGAACCGCTCATACAGGGCCTGCAACTTGCCGGACTTCCCTGA
- a CDS encoding nicotinate-nucleotide pyrophosphorylase (KEGG: rec:RHECIAT_PA0000362 nicotinate-nucleotide pyrophosphorylase (carboxylating) protein~TIGRFAM: nicotinate-nucleotide pyrophosphorylase~PFAM: Quinolinate phosphoribosyl transferase) gives MSLVPLPRLIVEPLVRAALLEDLGLAGDITSASVIPRDHRSTVVMAARQPGVIAGLDAAELAFSLVDPEIVMRRHRQDGDAVKAGDVIATIEGPSRGLLSAERTALNFLGHLSGIATVTAGIAAAIRGTKASVACTRKTTPGLRALEKYAVRAGGGMNHRFALYDAVLIKDNHVAIAGGVTEAIRRARAGVGHMVKIEVEVDTLDQLREAIETGVDAVLLDNMTLNELREAVAIVAGRAITEASGRVTPTTAAAIAASGVDLISVGWLTHSAPVLDIGLDFVEAATATEVSPKRIAQVL, from the coding sequence ATGAGCCTCGTTCCCCTTCCGCGCCTGATCGTCGAGCCGCTGGTGCGGGCGGCCCTTCTCGAAGATTTGGGTCTTGCCGGTGACATCACCTCGGCCTCGGTCATCCCTCGCGATCACCGTTCGACGGTGGTGATGGCGGCCCGTCAGCCGGGCGTGATCGCCGGTCTCGATGCCGCCGAACTCGCCTTTTCCCTCGTCGATCCCGAGATCGTCATGCGCCGCCATCGTCAAGATGGCGACGCGGTCAAGGCTGGCGATGTGATCGCCACCATCGAAGGCCCCTCGCGTGGCCTGCTGAGCGCCGAGCGCACCGCGCTGAATTTCCTCGGTCACCTCTCTGGCATCGCCACAGTGACGGCAGGGATCGCCGCCGCCATCCGCGGCACCAAGGCTTCCGTCGCCTGCACGCGCAAGACGACGCCCGGCCTGAGGGCACTGGAGAAATATGCGGTGCGGGCCGGCGGTGGCATGAACCATCGTTTCGCGCTTTATGACGCGGTGCTGATCAAGGATAATCACGTCGCCATCGCCGGTGGGGTCACGGAGGCGATCCGCCGGGCGCGGGCAGGCGTCGGCCATATGGTGAAAATCGAGGTCGAAGTGGACACGCTCGATCAGCTGCGTGAAGCGATAGAGACCGGCGTCGACGCCGTGCTGCTCGACAATATGACGCTTAATGAGCTGCGCGAGGCCGTCGCCATCGTCGCCGGCCGGGCGATCACCGAGGCATCCGGCCGCGTCACGCCGACAACGGCCGCCGCAATCGCGGCTTCCGGTGTCGACCTCATTTCGGTCGGCTGGTTGACGCACAGCGCCCCGGTGCTGGATATCGGGCTCGATTTCGTCGAGGCCGCGACGGCAACGGAGGTTAGCCCGAAACGGATTGCACAGGTGCTGTGA
- a CDS encoding quinolinate synthetase complex, A subunit (TIGRFAM: quinolinate synthetase complex, A subunit~PFAM: Quinolinate synthetase A~KEGG: rec:RHECIAT_PA0000364 quinolinate synthetase A protein), producing MNYPVSASSLYERVSRVIPKAEWMTFENDVDAILELKRRRNAVILAHNYQTPEIFHGVADIVGDSLALARKAIEVDADVIVLAGVHFMAETAKLLNPGKTVLIPDLGAGCSLADSITPEDIALLRQAHPGVPIVTYVNTSAAVKAASDICCTSGNAKQVVESLGVPKVLMIPDEYLARNVARETDVEIIAWHGHCEVHELFTAEDVRQLRENHPGVIVLAHPECPPEVVAEADFAGSTAVMSDYVGRQKPARVVLLTECSMSDNVAVHHPDVEFIRPCNLCPHMKRITLANIRAALEENRHEVTVDPAIAAAARRAVERMLAI from the coding sequence ATGAATTATCCTGTTTCCGCATCTTCGCTCTACGAGCGCGTCAGCCGTGTCATTCCCAAAGCCGAATGGATGACGTTTGAAAATGACGTCGACGCGATCCTCGAGCTCAAGCGCCGCCGCAACGCCGTCATTCTCGCGCACAACTATCAGACACCGGAAATCTTCCACGGCGTGGCCGATATCGTCGGCGACAGCCTGGCGCTCGCCCGCAAGGCGATCGAGGTCGACGCCGATGTCATCGTGCTTGCCGGCGTGCATTTCATGGCCGAGACCGCCAAGCTGCTGAACCCCGGGAAAACCGTGCTGATCCCGGATCTCGGCGCCGGCTGTTCGCTGGCGGATTCGATCACGCCCGAAGATATCGCGCTGCTGCGCCAGGCCCATCCCGGCGTGCCCATCGTCACCTATGTCAACACCTCGGCCGCGGTGAAGGCTGCCTCCGACATCTGCTGCACCTCGGGCAATGCCAAGCAGGTGGTGGAATCGCTCGGCGTACCGAAGGTGCTGATGATCCCGGACGAATATCTGGCGCGCAACGTCGCCCGCGAGACCGATGTCGAGATCATCGCCTGGCATGGCCATTGCGAGGTGCACGAACTCTTCACCGCCGAGGACGTGCGCCAGCTGCGAGAAAACCATCCGGGCGTCATTGTGCTCGCCCATCCCGAATGCCCGCCCGAGGTGGTGGCCGAAGCCGATTTCGCCGGCTCCACCGCCGTGATGTCGGACTATGTCGGCCGGCAGAAGCCGGCGCGCGTCGTGCTGCTCACCGAATGCTCGATGAGCGACAATGTCGCCGTGCACCATCCCGACGTCGAATTCATTCGACCCTGCAATCTCTGCCCGCATATGAAGCGCATCACGCTGGCCAATATCCGCGCCGCACTCGAGGAAAACCGCCACGAGGTCACCGTTGATCCGGCAATTGCGGCGGCCGCGCGCCGCGCCGTCGAGAGGATGCTGGCGATATGA
- a CDS encoding transcriptional regulator, XRE family (PFAM: helix-turn-helix domain protein~SMART: helix-turn-helix domain protein~KEGG: rec:RHECIAT_PA0000357 putative transcriptional regulator protein, Cro/CI family), giving the protein MKEEPHSVDVHVGKTIRIQRLLRKVSQTELGDRVGVTFQQIQKYEKGSNRVSASMLVEIAGALKVDVRTFFDDLSTPDNANDNPAPSEEFVISREGVLLNAAFFSIKNEALRKKILKLVQAIANTEQLDTEAAE; this is encoded by the coding sequence ATGAAAGAAGAACCGCATTCCGTCGATGTTCACGTCGGAAAGACGATCCGCATCCAGCGTCTGTTGAGGAAAGTTTCTCAGACGGAACTGGGCGATCGTGTTGGCGTAACGTTCCAGCAGATCCAGAAATACGAAAAGGGCTCCAACCGCGTTTCCGCCAGCATGCTGGTCGAAATCGCCGGCGCGCTGAAGGTTGATGTCAGGACGTTCTTCGACGACCTGTCGACCCCTGATAATGCCAACGACAACCCCGCTCCCAGCGAGGAATTCGTTATTTCGCGCGAAGGCGTCCTTCTCAACGCGGCGTTCTTTTCGATCAAGAACGAAGCGCTTCGCAAGAAGATTCTGAAGCTCGTCCAGGCGATTGCCAACACCGAACAGCTGGACACCGAAGCGGCCGAATAG
- a CDS encoding TfuA domain protein core (PFAM: TfuA domain protein core~KEGG: ret:RHE_PE00436 hypothetical protein), translated as MKVLFVGPSLGSDLAAARAMSSRIDFRPPAAAGDILKAVQDGATAIGLVDGYFGDLPSVWHKEILYALEHDVAVAGGASMGALRAAECAPFGMVGLGSIFEDYESGRLLDDEAVALVHAPQELGWLPLSVPWVDFEPTIDALHAVGEISLAERKKLLLAGRFLHFSERTYAKVADECHFRKPRRDHILAAIRGNRVERKRGDALLVLEWLCLDKFRPINRDWRFAATSHWELLHAEVTRNAVPVTLE; from the coding sequence ATGAAGGTGCTGTTCGTCGGCCCGAGCCTTGGCAGCGATCTTGCCGCAGCAAGAGCCATGTCCTCCCGCATCGATTTCCGGCCGCCGGCGGCTGCCGGCGACATCCTGAAGGCCGTTCAGGACGGCGCCACCGCGATCGGTCTCGTCGACGGCTATTTCGGCGATCTGCCCTCGGTCTGGCACAAGGAAATACTTTACGCACTCGAACATGATGTCGCCGTTGCCGGCGGCGCCAGCATGGGCGCGCTGCGGGCAGCCGAATGCGCCCCCTTCGGCATGGTCGGGCTCGGCTCGATCTTCGAAGATTACGAGTCAGGGCGGCTGCTCGACGACGAGGCCGTCGCGCTTGTGCATGCGCCGCAGGAGCTCGGCTGGCTGCCGCTTTCCGTACCCTGGGTCGATTTCGAGCCGACCATCGATGCGCTTCACGCCGTTGGCGAAATTTCGCTCGCCGAGCGCAAGAAACTCCTGCTTGCCGGCCGTTTCCTGCATTTCTCCGAGCGCACCTATGCGAAGGTGGCCGACGAGTGCCATTTCCGCAAGCCGCGCCGCGACCACATCCTCGCCGCCATCCGGGGGAACCGCGTCGAGCGCAAGCGGGGCGACGCGTTATTGGTGCTGGAATGGCTGTGCCTGGACAAATTCCGCCCTATCAACCGTGACTGGCGCTTTGCCGCGACCTCGCACTGGGAACTCCTGCACGCCGAAGTCACGCGCAATGCGGTTCCTGTAACGCTTGAATAA
- a CDS encoding transcriptional regulator, IclR family (PFAM: regulatory protein IclR; Transcriptional regulator IclR~SMART: regulatory protein IclR~KEGG: ret:RHE_PE00432 IclR family transcriptional regulator) codes for METDESDRYRAPALDKGLDILELLAGVDSGLTQADIAKRLDRSPNEFYRMLDRLVRRGYVTRLDGDRYSLTLKLFGLAQLHAPVRRLASYATPLMRDLAQRTRQANHLAVFDRGAAVVIAQQEAPDYWGFSIRIGAHISLFDTGSGHVLLAFRSEEEREMMILEHVRSRAEVELGPEFYDRLDQIRERGYEMMASAQTSGVYNLSAPVLGPDHRSIAALTCPFIALVNAPSAPDITQAITLVQKTAAQLSLLAGASVVNSG; via the coding sequence ATGGAGACTGACGAGTCCGACCGCTACCGCGCTCCTGCCCTCGACAAGGGCCTCGATATCCTGGAATTGCTCGCCGGCGTCGACAGCGGCCTCACCCAGGCCGACATCGCCAAGCGGCTCGACCGCAGCCCCAACGAATTCTACCGCATGCTCGATCGCTTGGTGCGCCGCGGTTACGTCACCCGGCTGGATGGCGACCGCTACTCGCTGACGCTGAAGCTCTTCGGCCTTGCGCAGCTGCACGCTCCGGTGCGCCGGCTCGCCTCCTATGCCACGCCGCTGATGCGCGATCTCGCCCAGCGCACGCGCCAGGCCAATCATCTCGCCGTCTTCGATCGGGGTGCTGCCGTCGTCATCGCCCAACAGGAGGCGCCGGACTATTGGGGGTTTTCGATCCGCATCGGCGCCCATATCAGCCTCTTCGACACCGGGTCGGGGCATGTGCTGCTCGCCTTCCGCAGCGAGGAGGAGCGGGAGATGATGATCTTAGAACATGTGCGCAGTCGTGCGGAGGTCGAACTCGGGCCAGAATTCTACGATCGTCTCGACCAGATCCGCGAGCGCGGCTACGAGATGATGGCGAGCGCCCAGACATCTGGCGTCTACAATCTTTCAGCTCCCGTTCTCGGACCGGACCACCGCTCCATCGCCGCCCTCACCTGCCCCTTCATCGCGCTCGTCAACGCGCCGTCGGCTCCCGATATCACCCAGGCGATCACGCTGGTGCAGAAGACCGCTGCCCAGCTTTCGCTGCTTGCCGGCGCCAGTGTCGTCAATTCCGGCTGA
- a CDS encoding amidohydrolase 2 (PFAM: amidohydrolase 2~KEGG: rec:RHECIAT_PA0000354 putative amidohydrolase protein): MFIDTHLHIIDRSALPYPWLSGAPDLDHDFLYETYATEARRCGITTVLHMEVDVDPTAMQTETDHVAKIAKKEGSLIAGAIVSCRPEAEGFAAYLERQKADPFVKGFRRVLHVVPDNVSEGALFRENIRRIGGSGLTFDLCTLPHQASRVTALADLAPDLQFVLDHCGVPDIRSDAFEPWKAGISEIARRPNVVCKVSGVVAYADAKTWTAETLQPYIEHVIASFGWDRVVWGSDWPVCTLGGGLSTWVAATHAMLSGVSETERSKLLFANAQRLWSL, encoded by the coding sequence GTGTTCATCGACACCCATCTGCATATCATCGATCGGTCGGCGCTGCCCTATCCCTGGCTCTCCGGCGCGCCTGATCTCGATCATGATTTCCTCTACGAGACCTATGCGACGGAGGCCAGGCGCTGCGGCATCACCACGGTGTTGCACATGGAGGTCGATGTCGATCCCACTGCGATGCAGACCGAGACCGATCACGTCGCCAAGATCGCCAAAAAGGAAGGCAGTCTGATTGCCGGCGCCATCGTCTCCTGCCGGCCGGAAGCGGAAGGCTTTGCCGCCTATCTCGAGCGGCAAAAGGCCGATCCCTTCGTCAAGGGGTTTCGCCGCGTGCTGCATGTCGTGCCCGATAATGTCTCCGAAGGCGCCCTGTTTCGCGAAAACATCAGGCGTATCGGCGGCAGCGGCCTGACTTTCGACCTCTGCACATTGCCGCATCAGGCGAGCCGTGTGACCGCCCTCGCCGATCTTGCGCCCGACCTACAGTTCGTTCTCGACCATTGCGGCGTGCCGGATATCCGCTCGGACGCCTTTGAGCCCTGGAAGGCCGGCATATCAGAGATTGCCCGGCGGCCGAATGTCGTCTGCAAGGTCTCCGGCGTCGTCGCCTATGCCGATGCGAAGACCTGGACGGCAGAAACGCTGCAGCCCTATATCGAACATGTGATCGCGAGTTTCGGCTGGGACCGCGTCGTCTGGGGCAGCGACTGGCCGGTCTGTACGCTCGGCGGCGGCCTCTCGACCTGGGTTGCGGCGACCCATGCCATGCTTTCCGGCGTGAGCGAGACGGAGCGCTCGAAGTTGCTTTTCGCCAATGCACAGCGCCTTTGGTCGCTCTGA
- a CDS encoding L-aspartate oxidase (TIGRFAM: L-aspartate oxidase~PFAM: fumarate reductase/succinate dehydrogenase flavoprotein domain protein~KEGG: ret:RHE_PE00440 L-aspartate oxidase) has product MTELLEQLSGRTVIVGSGLAGLVTALTLAPEPSVIVTRAALGAETSSAWAQGGIAASMGADDSAALHLADTLAAGDGLCDPAIAAGIIAEAPAAIAALEKAGVRFDRNAAGELSLGLEAAHNRRRIVHAEGDGSGAAIIAALINAVMKTPAISVLEGFEARRMLMDGEKVAGLLCATANGAAILPTSRVVLATGGIGGLYDATTNPIGNFGQGIALAARAGAALADMEFVQFHPTALDSRRRPLALISEAVRGEGALLVNERGERFMARIPGAELAPRDVVARAISAEIARGGRVFLDARDALGSRFATRFPVISTLCGEAGIDPAKDLVPVRPAVHYHMGGVATDANGRSSVPGLWVAGEAASTGLHGANRLASNSLLEAAVMGMRAARDISGMPASGTGTISAGSLPAAADASFVRPIVSRHLGVLRNAGAIHGAIAALLPLAEGKGPAADPAIVALLIAVFASLRMESRGAHARTDFPLKLANANRRRMCLSDVLEIARATPPYALARSA; this is encoded by the coding sequence ATGACCGAGCTTCTCGAGCAGCTATCAGGACGCACGGTGATCGTCGGCAGTGGGCTTGCGGGATTGGTGACCGCGCTGACACTGGCGCCAGAACCTTCCGTGATCGTCACTCGCGCGGCTCTTGGCGCGGAGACGTCGAGCGCCTGGGCGCAGGGCGGCATCGCCGCCAGCATGGGCGCCGACGATAGCGCGGCACTGCATCTTGCCGATACGCTTGCGGCCGGCGACGGGCTCTGCGATCCGGCGATCGCCGCCGGCATCATCGCCGAGGCGCCGGCGGCGATCGCCGCGCTGGAAAAAGCCGGCGTCCGCTTCGACCGGAATGCCGCCGGCGAACTTTCGCTCGGGCTGGAGGCGGCCCATAATCGCCGCCGCATCGTCCATGCCGAAGGTGACGGCTCGGGTGCGGCGATCATCGCCGCGCTGATCAATGCAGTGATGAAAACACCGGCTATATCAGTGCTCGAAGGTTTCGAGGCGCGGCGGATGTTGATGGACGGCGAAAAGGTCGCCGGCCTGCTCTGCGCGACCGCGAATGGGGCCGCCATTCTGCCGACGTCAAGGGTGGTGCTCGCCACCGGCGGCATCGGCGGGCTTTACGACGCGACCACCAATCCGATCGGCAATTTCGGCCAGGGGATCGCGCTTGCAGCAAGGGCCGGTGCCGCGCTCGCCGATATGGAGTTCGTCCAGTTCCATCCAACCGCACTCGATTCGCGCCGCAGGCCGTTAGCGCTGATCAGCGAGGCGGTGCGCGGGGAGGGGGCTTTGCTCGTCAACGAACGAGGCGAACGGTTCATGGCCCGCATTCCAGGCGCCGAACTTGCGCCGCGCGACGTGGTGGCGCGGGCGATCAGCGCCGAAATCGCCCGCGGCGGACGGGTCTTTCTCGATGCCCGCGATGCTCTCGGCAGCCGCTTTGCCACGCGCTTTCCTGTCATCTCGACCCTTTGCGGCGAGGCCGGCATCGATCCGGCGAAAGACCTCGTTCCCGTGCGCCCGGCCGTTCACTATCACATGGGCGGGGTTGCCACGGATGCAAATGGCCGCAGCTCGGTTCCCGGCCTCTGGGTCGCCGGAGAGGCGGCCTCGACCGGCCTGCACGGGGCAAACCGGCTTGCCAGCAACTCGCTGCTGGAAGCGGCTGTCATGGGTATGCGGGCGGCACGCGACATTTCAGGCATGCCGGCAAGTGGTACCGGCACCATCTCCGCCGGGAGTCTCCCGGCGGCTGCCGATGCGTCATTCGTGCGGCCGATCGTCTCGCGTCATCTCGGCGTGTTGCGCAATGCCGGCGCCATTCATGGCGCCATCGCCGCCCTGCTGCCGCTTGCCGAAGGCAAAGGCCCGGCCGCCGATCCGGCCATCGTCGCGCTGCTCATCGCCGTCTTTGCCAGCCTGCGGATGGAATCGCGCGGCGCCCATGCCCGCACCGATTTTCCGTTGAAGCTCGCCAATGCCAACCGGCGCCGGATGTGCCTCTCCGACGTTCTGGAGATCGCCCGCGCGACGCCGCCCTATGCCCTTGCAAGGAGTGCCTGA